A single Lolium perenne isolate Kyuss_39 chromosome 6, Kyuss_2.0, whole genome shotgun sequence DNA region contains:
- the LOC127308491 gene encoding transcription termination factor MTEF18, mitochondrial-like, whose product MLRMRSCILTHLLSSPSAAYSIPPLHCLFSTTASPIPANPTFAVQDYLVTTCGLTRAQALKASTKLSHLKSPSRPDAVLAFLAGLGLSGADVASLVAKDPQFLCASVEKTLAPVVAGLTRHGLSHTEIARLFPRGRAGIFRRRSIVSNLPYYLSLVGSYDNLLGLIKKSSIVLGHSLEKVKPNVAFLKECGLGDCEISKICLSAPWILITKSERLRAMVACADGLGVPRGSGMFRHVLHAVSFTHEEEIAAKVDYLKKTFRWTDAEVGIVVCKAPMLLTRCKDRLQRLSEFLISEVGLEPAFIARRPVMLTLSLDGRLRPRYHVVKFLKENGLLKPDPNYDTIFKLTEKVFLEKYICPHKEAAPHLAEDYVAACKRGVSTRRFIFA is encoded by the coding sequence ATGCTCCGCATGCGAAGCTGCATCctcacccatctactctcttctccTTCAGCCGCCTATTCCATCCCCCCTCTCCACTGCCTCTTCTCAACCACGGCGTCCCCCATTCCGGCAAACCCTACCTTCGCCGTCCAGGACTACCTCGTCACCACCTGCGGCCTCACCCGAGCCCAGGCGCTCAAGGCTTCCACCAAGCTCTCCCACCTCAAATCCCCCTCCAGGCCCGACGCCGTCCTCGCCTTCCTCGCTGGTCTCGGCCTCTCCGGCGCCGACGTCGCCTCTCTGGTCGCCAAAGACCCGCAGTTCCTCTGCGCAAGCGTAGAGAAAACCCTGGCCCCCGTCGTCGCCGGGCTGACCAGACACGGCCTCTCACATACTGAGATCGCGCGCCTCTTCCCGCGTGGTCGCGCTGGCATCTTCCGCCGTAGATCCATCGTCTCCAATCTACCCTACTACCTGTCGCTCGTTGGCTCCTACGACAACCTCCTCGGGTTAATCAAAAAGAGCTCCATTGTCCTCGGACACAGCCTCGAGAAGGTGAAGCCCAATGTCGCCTTCCTCAAGGAGTGCGGGCTAGGTGATTGCGAGATTTCCAAGATATGCCTCTCTGCGCCATGGATACTCATCACCAAATCAGAGCGTCTCCGGGCAATGGTGGCATGCGCCGACGGTCTCGGCGTACCACGTGGATCTGGCATGTTCAGGCATGTGCTGCATGCTGTTTCATTTACCCATGAGGAGGAAATCGCCGCCAAAGTGGACTACTTGAAGAAAACTTTTAGGTGGACAGATGCTGAGGTGGGTATTGTTGTTTGTAAGGCTCCAATGCTGCTGACCAGGTGTAAGGACAGGCTGCAGCGCTTGTCTGAGTTCCTTATCTCTGAGGTGGGGTTGGAACCGGCCTTCATTGCTCGTCGTCCGGTAATGCTCACTCTTAGCCTGGATGGCCGGCTCAGGCCCCGGTACCACGTTGTAAAGTTTCTCAAGGAAAATGGATTACTCAAGCCTGATCCAAACTATGACACAATTTTCAAGCTGACCGAGAAGGTATTCCTGGAGAAGTACATATGCCCTCACAAGGAAGCTGCTCCCCACCTCGCTGAAGACTatgttgccgcttgcaaaaggggAGTATCCACTAGAAGATTCATCTTTGCTTGA